In Oenanthe melanoleuca isolate GR-GAL-2019-014 chromosome 9, OMel1.0, whole genome shotgun sequence, the following are encoded in one genomic region:
- the FAM43A gene encoding protein FAM43A: MLPWKRSKVELAAGEARRQSKPKGYAVSVHYSALTSLARACPESALHRVGSMFRSKRRKFRVTSEDPTYTVLYLGNATTIQSKGEGCTDLAVCKIWSKSEAGRQGTKMKLTISAQGIRMAHAEDKGLRRPGHLYLLHRVTYCVADPRLPRVFAWIYRHELKHKAVMLRCHAVLVSKPEKAKAMALLLYQTSATALAEFRRLKKRDDARHQQQQLVGEQSIPLVPLRKLLNGQCCYKPPVERSRSAPKLGSITEDLLGEEQEERAMHCDCEDILEALGEPEGELLRPSTGRGESPELGQLLRDLGELSLGNDLRSLRADLRVRRLLSGESTGSESSLESGGTDGAAPPGSDAEQPPPGDPETG, from the coding sequence ATGCTGCCCTGGAAGCGGAGCAAGGTGGAGCTGGCGGCGGGCGAGGCGCGGCGGCAGAGCAAGCCCAAAGGGTACGCGGTGAGCGTGCACTACTCGGCCCTCACCTCGCTGGCCCGCGCCTGCCCCGAGAGCGCCCTGCACCGCGTGGGCAGCATGTTCCGCTCCAAGCGGCGGAAATTTCGCGTCACCAGCGAAGACCCCACGTATACTGTGCTCTACCTGGGCAACGCCACTACCATCCAGTCCAAAGGTGAGGGCTGCACCGACCTGGCCGTCTGCAAAATTTGGAGCAAGAGCGAGGCGGGCCGGCAGGGCACCAAGATGAAGCTGACCATCAGCGCGCAGGGCATCCGCATGGCCCACGCCGAGGACAAGGGGCTGCGCCGGCCCGGCCACCTCTACCTGCTGCACCGGGTCACCTACTGCGTGGCGGACCCGCGCCTGCCCCGTGTCTTCGCCTGGATCTACCGCCACGAGCTGAAGCACAAGGCGGTGATGCTGCGCTGCCACGCCGTGCTGGTCTCCAAGCCCGAGAAGGCGAAGGCTATGGCCCTGCTGCTCTACCAGACTTCGGCCACGGCGCTGGCCGAGTTCCGCCGGCTGAAGAAGCGGGACGACGCgcggcaccagcagcagcagctggtgggggAGCAGAGCATCCCGCTGGTGCCGCTGCGCAAGCTGCTCAACGGGCAGTGCTGCTACAAGCCGCCGGTAGAGCGGAGCCGCAGCGCGCCCAAGCTGGGCTCCATCACGGAGGACCTACTGGGCGAGGAGCAGGAAGAGCGGGCCATGCACTGCGACTGCGAAGACATCCTGGAAGCGCTGGGCGAGCCCGAGGGCGAGCTGCTGCGCCCCAGCACCGGCCGCGGCGAGAGCCCGGAGCTGGGCCAGCTCCTCCGCGACCTGGGCGAGCTCAGCCTGGGCAACGACTTGCGCTCGCTGCGCGCAGACCTGCGCGTCCGCCGCCTGCTTTCCGGGGAAAGCACGGGCAGTGAGTCCTCCCTGGAGAGCGGCGGCACGGAcggggccgccccgcccggcAGCGACGCCGAGCAGCCGCCCCCCGGCGACCCCGAGACCGGTTGA